In Pleurodeles waltl isolate 20211129_DDA chromosome 5, aPleWal1.hap1.20221129, whole genome shotgun sequence, one genomic interval encodes:
- the LOC138296929 gene encoding octapeptide-repeat protein T2-like: MYWERRGGTGREEEVQGEADVLGEKRRYRERRYSDWRRYTERWMYRERRGGTGREEEVQGEADVKGEKRRYRERRMYRERRGGTGREEEVQGEADVQGEKRRYRERRMYRERRGGTGREEEVQGEVDVQGEKRRYRERRMYRERRGGTGREEEVQGEADVQ; encoded by the coding sequence ATGTACTGGGAGAGAAGAGGAGGTACAGGGAGAGAAGAGGAGGTACAGGGAGAGGCGGATGTACTGGGAGAGAAGAGGAGGTACAGGGAGAGAAGGTACAGCGACTGGAGGAGGTACACGGAGAGGTggatgtacagggagagaagaggaGGTACAGGGAGAGAAGAGGAGGTACAGGGAGAGGCGGATGTAAAGGGAGAGAAGAGGAGGTACAGGGAGAGGCggatgtacagggagagaagaggaGGTACAGGGAGAGAAGAGGAGGTACAGGGAGAGGCggatgtacagggagagaagaggaGGTACAGGGAGAGGCggatgtacagggagagaagaggaGGTACAGGGAGAGAAGAGGAGGTACAAGGAGAGGTggatgtacagggagagaagaggaGGTACAGGGAGAGGCggatgtacagggagagaagaggaGGTACAGGGAGAGAAGAGGAGGTACAGGGAGAGGCGGATGTACAGTGA